In Micromonospora purpureochromogenes, a single window of DNA contains:
- a CDS encoding WXG100 family type VII secretion target translates to MPSWEEMCQQIVIDGRPGDVTSAAFGWEQLLKNLNTVKQNLETNVKDLGETWKGPAYEAFKTHIEGLAKATGEVVADAESRGGIVHSLKDAADKLSAAQAEFPVPASCINDVLEARNARITISAGFFEMKVKPDFLGLADPISSMVDWFNDKTDDAQGVYEKVSGHYLTIDESLDVPTGNDQPRLSDTVERPDLGGGGGGGGGGVPDIGGAPSTGGIGGSPSLGGVGSPPGLGSGGPSIGSGAHPELSSGTGGYGGGGTGSLGDEYGSGLAGAGGGVGTLPGAGGGGLPSTTGLGSGGGLGGGSGLGGAGGMIPGGGSLGKAVSTGMPGMMGGAGGAGAGRGAGRGAGRLGGGMGGMAGGMGGAAGRGGAGKGAAGGVRGGAGAKGGMAGMGGGHGAGYGEEEAPRNTWLEEDEDVWGADGGAAPGILR, encoded by the coding sequence ATGCCGAGTTGGGAAGAGATGTGCCAGCAGATCGTCATCGACGGCAGGCCCGGTGACGTCACCAGCGCCGCCTTCGGCTGGGAGCAGCTGCTGAAGAACCTGAACACGGTCAAGCAGAACCTCGAAACCAACGTCAAGGACCTCGGCGAGACCTGGAAGGGGCCGGCGTACGAGGCGTTCAAGACCCACATCGAGGGGCTCGCGAAGGCCACCGGCGAGGTGGTCGCGGACGCCGAGAGCCGGGGCGGCATCGTGCACTCGCTGAAGGACGCCGCGGACAAGCTGAGCGCCGCGCAGGCCGAGTTCCCGGTCCCGGCGAGCTGCATCAACGACGTGCTGGAGGCCCGCAACGCCCGGATCACGATCAGCGCCGGGTTCTTCGAGATGAAGGTCAAGCCGGACTTCCTCGGCCTGGCCGACCCGATCAGCTCGATGGTCGACTGGTTCAACGACAAGACCGACGACGCCCAGGGGGTCTACGAGAAGGTCAGCGGCCACTACCTGACGATCGACGAGAGTCTCGACGTGCCGACCGGCAACGACCAACCCAGGCTCAGCGACACCGTCGAACGGCCGGACCTCGGCGGGGGTGGCGGCGGTGGTGGTGGTGGCGTGCCGGACATCGGCGGGGCGCCCTCCACCGGGGGCATCGGCGGCAGCCCCTCCCTGGGCGGCGTCGGCTCGCCCCCCGGCCTCGGCTCGGGCGGTCCGAGCATCGGCTCCGGCGCCCACCCCGAGCTCTCCTCCGGCACCGGCGGCTACGGCGGCGGCGGCACCGGCAGCCTCGGCGACGAGTACGGCAGCGGTCTGGCCGGTGCCGGCGGCGGCGTCGGCACCCTGCCCGGCGCGGGTGGCGGTGGACTGCCCAGCACCACCGGCCTCGGCTCCGGTGGCGGTCTCGGCGGTGGCAGCGGCCTCGGCGGCGCCGGTGGCATGATCCCCGGCGGCGGCTCCCTCGGCAAGGCGGTGAGCACCGGCATGCCCGGGATGATGGGCGGCGCGGGCGGTGCGGGTGCCGGCCGGGGCGCGGGCCGCGGTGCGGGCCGGCTCGGCGGCGGCATGGGCGGAATGGCCGGCGGCATGGGCGGTGCGGCCGGTCGTGGCGGCGCCGGCAAGGGCGCGGCCGGCGGCGTCCGGGGCGGTGCCGGGGCCAAGGGCGGCATGGCCGGCATGGGCGGCGGCCACGGCGCCGGCTATGGCGAGGAGGAGGCTCCCCGCAACACCTGGCTGGAGGAGGACGAGGACGTCTGGGGCGCGGACGGCGGTGCCGCGCCCGGCATCCTGCGCTGA